The Cytobacillus firmus genome segment ATTGCTAATAGTAAAAAAGAGCCTTAACTTAGGCTCTTTTCAGTTTTTAGCTTCTCCATCAGCTTTTTTTATGAAATTTTGAGTATAATGCTTTTTATAAACTCCAACTCCAAGATGGGTAAACTCTTCTTTCAGCAGACTATCCCGATGGCCTTTGCTGTTAAGCCATCCTTCAACAACAGCTGGGGCATCTGTATAATTTGCAGCTATGTTTTCCCCGGCAGCCTCATATGAGACCTCCGCAGCTTCAAGCCGGTCCGCCAAATCGCCGTAAGTTTTAGAAGTATGAGAAAAGTCTTTTGTTTCATACATATCTTTGCTATGAGCTAAAGCTGCCGCAGCAGTCAGATCATCCCATTTCAGCGGCTGTAAATGATGGCTGACTCTTATAACATTGGTAATGTCGAAAATTTGCTTCTCTTTCGCTCTCTCCACATCGTCTTCAAAAGCAGGAGAAGGCACGGGGGGCTCCAATAATTCACCACGGTAAACCATTTCATACGGGCGAAGCTTAATTAAAGTGGCTGCATCCATTAACCTCACGCTGGAAAGCGTCCCTGTAAATCTATCTATATTAAGCTGTGCATAGTACTCACCAACCATAACAAGCGGCCTTGTATTAAGGTCATCTTCAGATAACTCGAAACGGTATGAGCTGTCTTTTACTTTAAGACTGAATTCCGTTTCAAAAAAGACGGATGAATATAATTCACCAATTGGCTGCCCTATTTTAAAAGGGTAAATGTCTGAATCTTCGCCTGTCGCAAACAAACTAACTACTTTATTATTGCTGACGCCAGCCTGAATATACTCAGTACCGCTTTTATTATATATCCACCATTCGTATCCATAAAAAGAGGGATCTATTCTGGACGGCTCTCCCAAACTTTCTTTAAGCTCCTCAGCTGACTTTCCCATTAGTGAAGCCACACCCTTTTCAGGGAACCCCGTATTGGAAGATAGGTTATTTTCCTTATTATTTATATCCTTAATTGTATTTTCCTGACTGACGAGGATTTCCCCTTTTTCTTTACGCCCAATATCGATGTAAAAGCCTGCTGCCAGAAAAATGCAAATCAATACTAAAATCCGGAAAAGTGCTCGCAGAGAACCGTACCTCCCTTCTTTCGCTCGCTGTATTTAAGAAAATTCAAAGTATAACATGCAGGCATTCTGCTAAATGGATTCTAAATAAAATTATTGCATATATACTATTAATCATACCATTAGGTGTATTGTTTATCTATAATTTTCAAAAAAGTTCCGTAACGGCATTTGCAGAAAAAAAGAACACCATAGGTGGTGTCCTCTCAATGCTGTGCTTCAGTTTCGTGTTTAGAAATATCAGTAAGGGCTTCTCCAGCCTGGTCGTCTGTTAAATGACGCACGGCAAAGTCACCCAGTGATACGATCCCAACAAGCTTGTCACCTTCTACAACAGGAAGCCTGCGAATCTGATGTTCTGCCATCAAACGGGCTGCTTCCCGAGCCTCTGTATCACTTGACACAGTTACTAAATGGCTGCTCATTATATCTTCCACTTTAGATGAAGCAGGATGTTTTTCTGCCACACAGCGAAGAACGATATCCCGGTCGGTAATCATTCCGACGAGCTTATCACTATCCACAATCGGGATAGCCCCTACGTTTAATTCTTTCATTTTAACTGCCACTTCATAAACATTGTCCAATAGAGAACAGCTTTCAACCTGGTCTGTCATAATATCGCGGATTTTTTCCAATTTTTTATCCTCCTTCATTTTTTTCTACAATGAATATGGTCCAATAGTGACCGTGCAGGCCTCCTTGACAATATCCGGCACCGATATGGGTTGCCTTTTTGTTAAGAATATTCTCCCTGTGGACCGAGGAATTCATCCAGGCAGCAAACATTTCATCAGCTGTTTTATAGCCCGCCCCGATATTCTCCTTAACGGTGAAAAACGAAATCTGCTGATTCCTTAACATTTCTGTAGGATTTCCATATGTAGGAGAATTATGTGAAACATATTGTAATTTCATCATATCCGAAGATTTTTTTTGGGCTTCAGCATTCAGCTGCAAATCCACAGACAAGGGTTTTAGCCTTAATTCCTTTCTTTTTTCGTTGGTGAGTCTCATGAGTTCATTTTCATTCTCACCCATTTTGGGAAAAGCTACCTTCTTTCCATTGTCTGGAATGATAATCATTTCACCTGGAAATATTAAATCAGGATTTTCTATCTGAGGATTGCTATTAATAATTTCATGCAGATCTTTTTGAAATCTAAGTGCAATTTCCCAAAGAGTATCCTTTTGCTCAACTCTGTAATCTACAGCAGCACCTGCAGTCTGAGGTGTAAAGAATATTAGAAAAAATAAGATACTGATGGCTTTGTATTTCTGCAATGGACGCTTCCCCTTTCACAGTTTGGCACTGCTCAGTTCCATCTGCTCAAGATATGTCAGCCAGGCGTTAATTATGGCATTTCAGCTAACGTTCTTTGACAGATGAATGTTTTCTTGCATGAATCCGTTGCAAGTTACGCTTTTTTCTACTATTATTAAATTTGAGATAAACTTGTTAAAATTATGCATGGATCCGTTCATCAGAACCATGGATTGTTTTCAGGAGGGACAATTATGAAATTTGAAAACACAGGTCTGCAAAATAATAAAGCAGACTTAACCCGCTTAGATGAAGTAATGCTTTCACACGGCCTTGTGCGTGAAGGGCAATGGGATTATGAAAGAGTTACATATGACCGGAAATTCGAATTAAAAGAAGGTGTTTTTTACCTTCGTGTATTTGGATATGCTGCTGAAGGAGATGTAGGAGCCCATAGAGCAACTATTCAGCTTATGACCCCGCTGCTAGGGAAACATTACTATCCGCACGGTGTAGAATACGGCGAAGGCGAAAGCTTCCCTAAATCATTAGTAAGCCAATGCGAAAAAATTCTTAGTGAAATCAAAGCTGAAATTGACCAATTTGCTGAGTAACTTTTGCTGAGTTTACAGAATGTATTTTCTGCATAAAAAGACGCATGAACACCATGCGTCTTTTTTATATCAGCTTTAGACCTGCGAAATTTAATTTTCTGAAAGAGCGTTCCCTGCAGATATTATTTTTTGAACTGACAGATCCACTCTTTTTACCTTCAGTCCTGTTAAATGGACAATTTCATCCTTAATTTCTTTCTGAATCCTGAGAGCTTCCTCCAGGATATTTTTTCCTTTTACTATGTTAAGCTTAATTTTCAAGTATACCTCAGTGTTTTTAAAAGTGATGGAGATCGGTTCTTCTTTTCTCTTAAAAACAGTGAATCTTTCATGTTTTAGAGGAATTACACCTTCTCTTTCCTCCAGGCTGGATTCTACGATTGCAGAGATTATATCAATGGCTGCCTGAATCGTCTCGAAGTTAAGATGATCGTTATGCATCTTCCTTTCACTTCTTTCTGTACGATTTTTAATATACGGGCAATAATCTCTCAGCTTTAAACCGTTTACTTTTTTGTTTTTATAATATTTAATGCATAATATAATCAAAGTGTTACGGTCTTTTGATGGTTAACAAAATTGGGAAAGGGGACTTATTTTGTCTACATTATTCACAAAACGTTTTTTATTCATATTGATTGCTGTAATTCTTATAACTGTCCTTTTTTATTTCATTTTGCCTGTTTCTGTTCCGCTGATTGTTGCATTTATTACAGCATTAATCCTGGAGCCAGTTGTGAAACTGCTGCAAAATAAAATAAAAATAAGCCGAAGAGTATCTGTGCTGATTACTTTTCTGGGATTTGTACTCTTCATTGGCTTATCAGGTTACTTTATTACGACAAAAGTGATTACTGAAGCCATTAAACTTGTTGAAAATGCTCCTATGTACATTAATGAAATTACAAAAGCATGGCTCAGGGCAGAAGCGGACTTTTCCAATGCCGCCAAAGACCTTCCTAAAGACCTTGTTGATGAAATAAGCAACCAGATTCAATCCTTCTTGAATAAAACGAAGAATGACCTTGTCGCTTACGTAAATATTGATAGCTTAAAAGCACTTCTGACAAACATCCCGAATTATCTTGTCAGTTTCATCGTATATTTGATTGCCTTATTTTTGTTTTTAATTGATCTTCCACGATTAAGGAAAGGCTTGTATAATCACCTTACAGATAAAACAGCAGATAAAGTCAAGTTTATGACTTCACGGCTCTCTTATGTTGGGTTTGGCTTTTTCAAGGCTCAATTCCTTGTAAGTGTGATTATCTTTATCGTTTCCTTGATTGGATTATTATTTATCAATCCCGAAATGGCATTGATCATGTCTATAATCATTTGGGTTATTGACTTTATCCCTATTATTGGCTCAATTGTCATTCTAGGCCCATGGGCATTGTTCCATCTGCTGACTGGAGATTTAGCTATGGGGACACAATTGGCAATTCTTGCAGCAGTCCTCTTAATTATCAGGAGGACAGTTGAGCCAAAGGTAATGGGCACCCATATAGGGCTATCTCCGCTTGCTACGCTAATAGCCATGTATCTAGGCCTGAAACTCATTGGAATACTGGGCTTCATTATTGGCCCATTACTGGTCATTGCCTTTAATTCCGCAAAAGAAGCAGGACTTATTAAGATGAATTTCAAAATATAAACTTAATAAAAAAGTAAAAAAGCGTCCGCCTGGACGCTTTTTCTTTCCTACAGACATCTCAACTGAGTTTCCTTAAAAAAAGTCATAGAAAAAGGATTGTTGAACAGGAATCTTTCTTTCAAGTATTTCCGCATCATTTCTTGGACCTTTAATTTCACCTAATTCATATAACTCTATTGGCCTTTTGTAGCCAATTATTATGGCTGAGAGCGCACTAATGGACATACGCAGACCTTTTGAAGGAGGTTTTGTGCACTGGCTTCCTTCTTTCTCTTTAAACACTCTGACACTGTTATCTGCGATTAAGTAGGTACCGTTATTCCATGGTGCATGGTAATCCTCAATATGAAGAAAGACGTTTTCATCATTATCATGGAAAGAATATTGAGCGAGACATTTTTCAGCATTGACGATTCTTCCCATAAAGTACGGGAAAACCTCCATTTTTAAATTGGGCTGATTCAGGTAATAAGGGAATGGATCATGTACAGATGTAATGATCTTTACTTCCTCAACCATTGAATCATGCTGACAGATAAAGTTCCATAAATTCACTCTGGCTTCCTGATTTAGAGCTGCGAATTCTTCGATATCCATTTTATTGTCTTTTAC includes the following:
- the ytvI gene encoding sporulation integral membrane protein YtvI, yielding MSTLFTKRFLFILIAVILITVLFYFILPVSVPLIVAFITALILEPVVKLLQNKIKISRRVSVLITFLGFVLFIGLSGYFITTKVITEAIKLVENAPMYINEITKAWLRAEADFSNAAKDLPKDLVDEISNQIQSFLNKTKNDLVAYVNIDSLKALLTNIPNYLVSFIVYLIALFLFLIDLPRLRKGLYNHLTDKTADKVKFMTSRLSYVGFGFFKAQFLVSVIIFIVSLIGLLFINPEMALIMSIIIWVIDFIPIIGSIVILGPWALFHLLTGDLAMGTQLAILAAVLLIIRRTVEPKVMGTHIGLSPLATLIAMYLGLKLIGILGFIIGPLLVIAFNSAKEAGLIKMNFKI
- a CDS encoding CAP domain-containing protein, yielding MICIFLAAGFYIDIGRKEKGEILVSQENTIKDINNKENNLSSNTGFPEKGVASLMGKSAEELKESLGEPSRIDPSFYGYEWWIYNKSGTEYIQAGVSNNKVVSLFATGEDSDIYPFKIGQPIGELYSSVFFETEFSLKVKDSSYRFELSEDDLNTRPLVMVGEYYAQLNIDRFTGTLSSVRLMDAATLIKLRPYEMVYRGELLEPPVPSPAFEDDVERAKEKQIFDITNVIRVSHHLQPLKWDDLTAAAALAHSKDMYETKDFSHTSKTYGDLADRLEAAEVSYEAAGENIAANYTDAPAVVEGWLNSKGHRDSLLKEEFTHLGVGVYKKHYTQNFIKKADGEAKN
- a CDS encoding Asp23/Gls24 family envelope stress response protein, with protein sequence MHNDHLNFETIQAAIDIISAIVESSLEEREGVIPLKHERFTVFKRKEEPISITFKNTEVYLKIKLNIVKGKNILEEALRIQKEIKDEIVHLTGLKVKRVDLSVQKIISAGNALSEN
- a CDS encoding YugN family protein, which gives rise to MKFENTGLQNNKADLTRLDEVMLSHGLVREGQWDYERVTYDRKFELKEGVFYLRVFGYAAEGDVGAHRATIQLMTPLLGKHYYPHGVEYGEGESFPKSLVSQCEKILSEIKAEIDQFAE
- a CDS encoding CAP domain-containing protein gives rise to the protein MQKYKAISILFFLIFFTPQTAGAAVDYRVEQKDTLWEIALRFQKDLHEIINSNPQIENPDLIFPGEMIIIPDNGKKVAFPKMGENENELMRLTNEKRKELRLKPLSVDLQLNAEAQKKSSDMMKLQYVSHNSPTYGNPTEMLRNQQISFFTVKENIGAGYKTADEMFAAWMNSSVHRENILNKKATHIGAGYCQGGLHGHYWTIFIVEKNEGG
- a CDS encoding CBS domain-containing protein; protein product: MEKIRDIMTDQVESCSLLDNVYEVAVKMKELNVGAIPIVDSDKLVGMITDRDIVLRCVAEKHPASSKVEDIMSSHLVTVSSDTEAREAARLMAEHQIRRLPVVEGDKLVGIVSLGDFAVRHLTDDQAGEALTDISKHETEAQH